In one Pseudomonas sp. MM211 genomic region, the following are encoded:
- a CDS encoding (2Fe-2S)-binding protein, which produces MSETITDGSERRAISLSLNGSPLNVEVYPWITALDLLREQLDLIGTKKGCDHGQCGACTVLLDGRRINACLTLAVMLDGHELTTIEGLAQNGELHPMQRAFVKHDAFQCGYCTPGQICSAVGLAAEGRIDDAADIRERMSGNLCRCGAYSNIVAAIEEALPACEKAVRP; this is translated from the coding sequence ATGAGCGAGACCATCACTGACGGCTCAGAACGCCGTGCGATTTCCCTGTCGTTGAACGGCAGCCCCCTTAACGTCGAGGTGTATCCGTGGATCACCGCCCTCGATCTGTTGCGTGAACAGCTCGACCTGATCGGCACCAAGAAGGGCTGTGATCATGGTCAGTGCGGTGCCTGCACGGTGCTGCTCGACGGCCGCAGGATCAACGCTTGCCTGACCCTGGCGGTGATGCTCGACGGCCACGAGCTGACGACCATCGAAGGGCTGGCGCAGAACGGCGAGCTGCATCCGATGCAGCGCGCTTTCGTCAAACACGATGCCTTCCAGTGCGGCTACTGCACGCCCGGACAGATATGTTCAGCGGTCGGGCTGGCTGCTGAAGGACGCATCGACGATGCCGCTGACATTCGCGAGCGAATGAGCGGCAACCTCTGCCGTTGCGGTGCCTACAGCAACATCGTCGCCGCCATCGAAGAAGCCTTGCCGGCCTGTGAAAAGGCGGTGCGCCCATGA
- a CDS encoding FAD binding domain-containing protein, producing the protein MTPFGYSKPQGIDEAVRMAGPDSQFIAGGTNIVDLMKENLVRPKRLIDINALPLRDVEPTADGGLRIGALVSNADLAWHPEVEQRYPLLSQALLSGASPQLRNMASAGGNLLQRTRCHYFYDSQVPCNKREPGSGCPAREGLNRYHALFGASEHCVAVHPSDFCVALAALDAQVVITGPGGERHVPFAEFHRLPGDTPQHDTVLEAGELILAIELPAEGFASHSAYLKLRDLASFAFALVSVAAALKFDAEGQIRQARLALGGVAHKPWRCTEVEDSLVGLTASDEHFEAAAELLLKDAQPLTHNAFKVELARRAIVRALTTAAEGVRS; encoded by the coding sequence ATGACCCCGTTCGGCTACAGCAAACCTCAGGGCATCGACGAGGCCGTGCGCATGGCCGGGCCGGATAGCCAGTTCATAGCCGGTGGCACCAACATCGTCGACCTGATGAAGGAAAACCTGGTGCGGCCCAAGCGGTTGATCGATATCAACGCCTTGCCCCTGCGCGACGTGGAGCCCACTGCCGATGGCGGTCTGCGCATCGGCGCGCTGGTCAGCAATGCCGATCTGGCCTGGCACCCGGAGGTGGAGCAGCGCTATCCGCTGCTCAGCCAGGCGCTGTTGTCCGGCGCTTCGCCGCAGTTGCGCAACATGGCCAGTGCCGGCGGCAATCTGCTGCAGCGCACCCGCTGCCATTACTTCTACGACAGCCAGGTGCCGTGCAACAAGCGCGAGCCCGGCAGCGGTTGCCCGGCACGTGAGGGTCTCAATCGCTACCATGCGTTGTTCGGTGCCAGCGAGCACTGCGTGGCGGTGCATCCGTCGGACTTCTGCGTGGCACTTGCTGCGCTCGACGCTCAGGTAGTGATTACGGGGCCCGGCGGAGAACGTCACGTGCCCTTCGCCGAGTTCCATCGCTTGCCGGGGGATACGCCGCAGCACGACACCGTGCTGGAAGCCGGTGAGCTGATCCTGGCCATTGAGTTGCCGGCCGAGGGTTTCGCCTCCCACAGCGCCTACCTCAAGTTGCGTGATCTGGCCTCGTTCGCCTTCGCCCTGGTATCGGTGGCGGCGGCGCTGAAGTTCGATGCCGAGGGGCAGATCCGCCAGGCTCGCCTGGCCCTCGGCGGGGTTGCGCACAAACCCTGGCGGTGTACCGAGGTGGAAGACAGCCTGGTTGGCCTGACGGCCAGTGATGAACACTTCGAGGCGGCCGCCGAGCTGCTTCTCAAGGATGCTCAGCCGCTGACCCACAACGCCTTCAAGGTGGAGCTGGCGCGCCGCGCCATCGTTCGCGCCCTGACCACCGCCGCAGAAGGAGTCCGCTCATGA
- a CDS encoding xanthine dehydrogenase family protein molybdopterin-binding subunit, whose protein sequence is MNAPTLGKPLDRVDGPLKVSGQARYAAEYPAEGLLHGSVICSVIARGRITHIDASAAQALPGVKLVLSHENRPPMAQDDESYEDDDAADGSPFRPLFNARVRYSGQPVALVVANSLELARHAASLVRIEYQQQPHATDLLQALDSAHAAPAELPERRGDADAVIASAPVRLELEYELPNEYHHPMEPHASTVIYQADGSLLVHDKTQGPQNSQQYLASVLKLDPARVRILSSFVGGAFGSGLRPQYQLPLAAMAALKLQQSVRVTLTRQQMFTFGYRPRTVQRLQLGATADGRLQGLVHEVIGQTSRFEDFTEHVAEWSGMLYHCDHMRLAYRLAPLDVYTPLDMRAPGAATGLFALESAMDELAWAAGVDPVQLRLTNYAETNQNEGKPYSSKELRACYQQGADAFGWSDRNPQPRSMRIGNQLVGYGMATGVWEAMQMPASARATLTADGRLIVASATCDIGPGTATVMTQIAADALGMDPARVEFRLGDSSLPKAPLQGGSFTVSSVGSAVREACLALAEQLCDAARQLPTAPFTDASALRFVGGRVQQGEDAGRSVDLGTLLARHGSLEAEVQAQPGKLRERYASATHSAVFVEVQVDEALGSVRVTRVVSAIAAGRVINAKTARSQILGGVVWGIGMALHEEAMIDHELGRCMNHNLADYHLPVHADIGDIEVIFVDEDDQIVNPLGSKGVGEIGIVGVAAAVANAVYHATGKRIRQLPITLDKLL, encoded by the coding sequence ATGAACGCGCCTACCCTCGGCAAGCCGCTCGACCGTGTCGACGGCCCACTCAAGGTCAGCGGCCAAGCCCGCTATGCGGCTGAATACCCCGCTGAAGGTTTGCTGCACGGCAGCGTGATCTGCAGTGTGATCGCACGCGGCCGCATCACCCACATTGATGCCTCGGCAGCCCAGGCTCTGCCCGGCGTGAAGCTGGTGCTCAGCCACGAAAATCGTCCGCCAATGGCGCAAGACGACGAGAGCTATGAAGACGACGATGCGGCCGACGGCTCGCCGTTTCGCCCGTTGTTCAATGCACGCGTGCGCTACAGCGGCCAGCCGGTGGCGCTGGTGGTCGCCAACAGCCTGGAGCTCGCTCGCCATGCCGCTTCGCTGGTGCGCATCGAGTATCAGCAGCAGCCTCATGCCACGGATCTGCTGCAGGCGCTGGACAGCGCCCATGCAGCGCCAGCCGAACTGCCGGAGCGGCGCGGTGATGCTGACGCGGTCATTGCCAGCGCGCCGGTGCGCCTGGAGCTTGAATACGAGCTGCCCAACGAATATCACCACCCGATGGAGCCCCATGCCTCGACGGTGATCTATCAGGCCGACGGCAGTCTGCTGGTGCATGACAAGACCCAGGGGCCGCAGAACAGCCAGCAGTACTTGGCCAGCGTGCTCAAGCTCGACCCCGCGCGCGTGCGTATTCTGTCGTCCTTCGTGGGTGGCGCATTCGGCTCGGGGCTGCGTCCGCAGTATCAGTTGCCACTGGCCGCCATGGCGGCGCTGAAGTTGCAGCAGTCGGTGCGCGTCACGCTCACCCGTCAGCAGATGTTCACCTTCGGCTATCGCCCACGCACCGTACAGCGGCTGCAATTGGGGGCTACCGCCGACGGCAGGCTGCAGGGGCTGGTGCACGAAGTGATCGGCCAGACCTCGCGTTTCGAAGATTTCACCGAACACGTCGCCGAGTGGTCGGGCATGCTCTACCACTGTGACCATATGCGCCTGGCTTATCGGCTGGCGCCACTGGACGTCTACACCCCGCTGGACATGCGCGCGCCTGGCGCCGCGACAGGGCTGTTCGCCCTGGAGTCGGCGATGGACGAACTGGCCTGGGCGGCTGGCGTCGATCCCGTGCAACTGCGCCTGACCAACTACGCCGAGACCAACCAGAACGAGGGCAAGCCCTACTCCAGCAAAGAGCTGCGCGCGTGTTATCAGCAGGGCGCCGACGCCTTCGGCTGGAGCGACCGCAATCCGCAGCCGCGCAGCATGCGTATCGGTAACCAGTTGGTCGGCTACGGCATGGCTACCGGCGTCTGGGAGGCCATGCAGATGCCTGCCAGTGCCCGCGCCACACTGACCGCCGATGGTCGTCTGATCGTCGCCAGCGCGACCTGTGATATCGGCCCCGGCACTGCCACGGTGATGACCCAGATCGCGGCCGATGCGCTCGGCATGGACCCCGCCCGCGTCGAGTTCCGGCTCGGTGATTCGAGCCTGCCCAAGGCGCCGCTGCAGGGCGGCTCCTTCACCGTGTCATCGGTCGGCAGTGCGGTGCGCGAAGCTTGCCTAGCGCTGGCCGAGCAGCTCTGTGATGCCGCCCGGCAACTGCCGACTGCGCCGTTCACCGATGCCAGCGCATTGCGTTTCGTCGGCGGGCGCGTGCAACAAGGCGAGGACGCTGGCCGCTCGGTTGATCTCGGTACGCTGCTGGCTCGCCATGGCAGCCTCGAGGCCGAGGTGCAGGCGCAGCCGGGCAAGCTGCGCGAGCGTTACGCCAGCGCCACGCACTCGGCGGTGTTCGTCGAGGTGCAGGTGGATGAGGCTCTGGGCTCGGTGCGGGTTACTCGGGTGGTCAGCGCGATTGCCGCTGGCCGGGTGATCAACGCCAAGACCGCGCGCAGCCAGATTCTAGGCGGCGTGGTTTGGGGTATCGGCATGGCACTGCACGAGGAGGCGATGATCGATCACGAGCTGGGTCGCTGCATGAACCACAACCTGGCCGATTATCACCTGCCGGTACATGCCGATATTGGCGACATTGAAGTTATCTTTGTCGACGAGGATGACCAGATCGTCAACCCGCTGGGCTCCAAGGGTGTTGGTGAAATCGGTATCGTCGGCGTCGCTGCGGCGGTCGCGAATGCGGTCTATCACGCTACCGGCAAGCGCATCCGCCAGTTGCCGATCACCCTCGACAAACTGCTCTGA